One genomic window of Dunckerocampus dactyliophorus isolate RoL2022-P2 chromosome 7, RoL_Ddac_1.1, whole genome shotgun sequence includes the following:
- the cblc gene encoding E3 ubiquitin-protein ligase CBL-C isoform X2, with the protein MATASSEDDKCQRPTCGDHRLVNKALRRLDKLHELCTDPRLGLRSSPPYLPELVPDTASLLRRVWEPYRGLGVALGRAPGGEEATYLRLHVRNLLDKTDRALLLFKDGREKMFDEASSCRRNLTKMSLLFSHMLWELKAIFPGELYHGDTYKVMKKEAQGFWRTTFGNKCIVQWSIFAERLRRAHSFEEGMESMALKSTIDLTCNDHISIFEFDIFTRLFQPWSSLLRNWNQLAVSHPGYMAFLTYNQAVARLEHYLHRPGSYIFRLSCTRMGQWAIGHVTNEGSIVQTIPENTPLAQSLLRGFNDGCYLYPDGREVNPDLTTLHEPGHKGKVKVTQEQYDLYCEAGTSFQLCKICAEKDKDTRIQPCGHLLCQRCLTSWLKSAGHTCPYCRCDIRGTQPVDIEPYVLECKEEEEDISALRKVPAGGVTQQ; encoded by the exons ATGGCCACGGCCAGCTCAGAAGACGACAAGTGCCAGCGTCCTACCTGTGGAGACCACCGCCTGGTCAACAAAGCTCTCAGAAGGCTGGACAAGCTCCATGAGTTGTGCACGGACCCCCGGCTGGGCCTCAGGAGCAGCCCGCCATACCTTCCCGAGCTGGTACCGGACACAGCGTCTCTGCTCAGACGGGTCTGGGAGCCCTACCGAGGCCTCGGGGTGGCGCTGGGCCGGGCCCCTGGCGGAGAGGAGGCCACGTACTTGAGGCTCCATGTGAGGAACCTGCTGGATAAGACGGACAGGGCCTTGCTGCTGTTTAAAGACGGGAGGGAGAAGATGTTTGATGAGGCATCAAGCTGCAG aAGGAACTTGACCAAGATGTCCTTGCTCTTCAGTCATATGCTGTGGGAACTCAAGGCCATCTTTCCCGGAGAACTGTACCACGGAGACACCTACAAGGTGATGAAAAAGGAAGCACAGGGGTTTTGGAGGACGACTTTTGGCAACAA GTGCATCGTGCAGTGGAGTATCTTTGCAGAGCGGCTGAGGAGAGCACACTCCTTTGAGGAGGGCATGGAGTCCATGGCGCTGAAGTCCACCATCGATCTCACCTGCAACGACCACATCTCCATCTTCGAATTTGACATCTTCACCAGGCTTTTTCAG CCCTGGAGCTCCCTCCTGAGGAACTGGAACCAGCTAGCAGTGAGCCATCCAGGCTACATGGCCTTCCTCACCTACAACCAGGCTGTAGCTCGCCTGGAACACTACCTGCACAGACCTGGAAG CTACATCTTCCGTCTGAGCTGTACCAGAATGGGCCAGTGGGCTATAGGTCATGTGACCAACGAAGGCTCCATCGTGCAGACCATCCCCGAGAATACGCCTCTCGCCCAATCGCTCCTGCGCGGCTTCAACGATGGCTG CTACTTGTACCCTGATGGCCGTGAGGTGAACCCTGACCTTACCACCCTGCATGAGCCAGGCCACAAGGGGAAAGTCAAGGTCACACAA GAGCAGTATGATCTTTACTGTGAGGCGGGCACCTCCTTCCAGCTGTGCAAGATCTGTGCAGAGAAGGACAAAGACACTCGCATTCAGCCTTGCGGTCATCTGCTGTGCCAGCGCTGCCTTACCAGCTGGCTG AAGTCAGCAGGCCACACGTGTCCGTATTGCCGCTGCGACATCAGAGGCACCCAGCCTGTTGACATCGAGCCCTATGTACTTGAAtgcaaggaggaagaggaggacatCTCTGCACTGAGGAAG GTGCCAGCGGGTGGAGTCACTCAGCAATGA
- the cblc gene encoding E3 ubiquitin-protein ligase CBL-C isoform X1, with the protein MATASSEDDKCQRPTCGDHRLVNKALRRLDKLHELCTDPRLGLRSSPPYLPELVPDTASLLRRVWEPYRGLGVALGRAPGGEEATYLRLHVRNLLDKTDRALLLFKDGREKMFDEASSCRRNLTKMSLLFSHMLWELKAIFPGELYHGDTYKVMKKEAQGFWRTTFGNKCIVQWSIFAERLRRAHSFEEGMESMALKSTIDLTCNDHISIFEFDIFTRLFQPWSSLLRNWNQLAVSHPGYMAFLTYNQAVARLEHYLHRPGSYIFRLSCTRMGQWAIGHVTNEGSIVQTIPENTPLAQSLLRGFNDGCYLYPDGREVNPDLTTLHEPGHKGKVKVTQEQYDLYCEAGTSFQLCKICAEKDKDTRIQPCGHLLCQRCLTSWLQKSAGHTCPYCRCDIRGTQPVDIEPYVLECKEEEEDISALRKVPAGGVTQQ; encoded by the exons ATGGCCACGGCCAGCTCAGAAGACGACAAGTGCCAGCGTCCTACCTGTGGAGACCACCGCCTGGTCAACAAAGCTCTCAGAAGGCTGGACAAGCTCCATGAGTTGTGCACGGACCCCCGGCTGGGCCTCAGGAGCAGCCCGCCATACCTTCCCGAGCTGGTACCGGACACAGCGTCTCTGCTCAGACGGGTCTGGGAGCCCTACCGAGGCCTCGGGGTGGCGCTGGGCCGGGCCCCTGGCGGAGAGGAGGCCACGTACTTGAGGCTCCATGTGAGGAACCTGCTGGATAAGACGGACAGGGCCTTGCTGCTGTTTAAAGACGGGAGGGAGAAGATGTTTGATGAGGCATCAAGCTGCAG aAGGAACTTGACCAAGATGTCCTTGCTCTTCAGTCATATGCTGTGGGAACTCAAGGCCATCTTTCCCGGAGAACTGTACCACGGAGACACCTACAAGGTGATGAAAAAGGAAGCACAGGGGTTTTGGAGGACGACTTTTGGCAACAA GTGCATCGTGCAGTGGAGTATCTTTGCAGAGCGGCTGAGGAGAGCACACTCCTTTGAGGAGGGCATGGAGTCCATGGCGCTGAAGTCCACCATCGATCTCACCTGCAACGACCACATCTCCATCTTCGAATTTGACATCTTCACCAGGCTTTTTCAG CCCTGGAGCTCCCTCCTGAGGAACTGGAACCAGCTAGCAGTGAGCCATCCAGGCTACATGGCCTTCCTCACCTACAACCAGGCTGTAGCTCGCCTGGAACACTACCTGCACAGACCTGGAAG CTACATCTTCCGTCTGAGCTGTACCAGAATGGGCCAGTGGGCTATAGGTCATGTGACCAACGAAGGCTCCATCGTGCAGACCATCCCCGAGAATACGCCTCTCGCCCAATCGCTCCTGCGCGGCTTCAACGATGGCTG CTACTTGTACCCTGATGGCCGTGAGGTGAACCCTGACCTTACCACCCTGCATGAGCCAGGCCACAAGGGGAAAGTCAAGGTCACACAA GAGCAGTATGATCTTTACTGTGAGGCGGGCACCTCCTTCCAGCTGTGCAAGATCTGTGCAGAGAAGGACAAAGACACTCGCATTCAGCCTTGCGGTCATCTGCTGTGCCAGCGCTGCCTTACCAGCTGGCTG CAGAAGTCAGCAGGCCACACGTGTCCGTATTGCCGCTGCGACATCAGAGGCACCCAGCCTGTTGACATCGAGCCCTATGTACTTGAAtgcaaggaggaagaggaggacatCTCTGCACTGAGGAAG GTGCCAGCGGGTGGAGTCACTCAGCAATGA
- the LOC129184650 gene encoding trypsin-2-like, with amino-acid sequence MRHGGGQCPLYSRYKAYLQLRSSHRHDHSATMRSLVFVLLIGAAFATEDDKIVGGYECKPYSQPHQVSLNSGYHFCGGSLVNENWVVSAAHCYKSRVEVRLGEHNIKVNEGKEQFIRSSRVIRHPNYSSYNIDNDIMLIKLSEPATLNQYVQPVALPTSCAPAGTMCKVSGWGNTMSSTADKNKLQCLDIPILSDRDCKNSYPGMITKSMFCAGYLEGGKDSCQGDSGGPVVCNNELQGVVSWGYGCAEKDHPGVYAKVCIFNDWLERTMANY; translated from the exons ATGCGCCATGGAGGAGGGCAGTGCCCCCTCTACAGCAGATATAAAGCGTACCTCCAGCTAAGGTCCTCTCATCGACACGATCACTCAGCAACCATGAGGTCTCTGGTCTTCGTTCTGCTCATCGGAGCTGCTT TTGCCACGGAGGACGACAAGATCGTCGGAGGGTATGAGTGCAAGCCCTACTCCCAGCCCCATCAGGTGTCTCTGAACTCCGGCTACCACTTCTGCGGAGGCTCCCTCGTCAATGAGAACTGGGTGGTGTCCGCCGCTCACTGCTACAAGTC CCGCGTCGAGGTGCGTCTCGGAGAGCACAACATCAAGGTCAATGAGGGAAAGGAGCAGTTCATCAGGTCCTCCCGCGTCATCCGCCACCCCAACTACAGCTCTTACAACATCGACAATGACATCATGCTGATCAAGCTCAGCGAGCCCGCCACCCTCAACCAGTACGTTCAGCCCGTGGCCCTGCCCACCAGCTGCGCCCCTGCCGGCACCATGTGCAAAGTCTCTGGATGGGGCAACACCATGAGCTCCA CCGCTGACAAGAACAAGCTTCAGTGCCTGGACATCCCCATCCTGTCAGACCGTGACTGCAAGAACTCCTACCCCGGCATGATCACCAAGTCTATGTTCTGTGCTGGATACCTGGAGGGAGGCAAGGACTCTTGCCAG GGTGACTCTGGTGGCCCCGTGGTTTGCAACAATGAGCTGCAGGGTGTTGTGTCCTGGGGATACGGATGTGCTGAGAAGGACCACCCCGGTGTTTATGCCAAG GTTTGCATCTTCAACGATTGGCTGGAGCGCACCATGGCCAACTACTAA
- the LOC129184651 gene encoding trypsin-2, with translation MRCLVFVLLIGAAFATEDDKIVGGYECKPYSQPHQVSLNSGYHFCGGSLVNENWVVSAAHCYKSRVEVRLGEHNIKVTEGKEQFIRSSRVIRHPNYSSYNIDNDIMLIKLSEPATLNQYVQPVALPTSCAPAGTMCKVSGWGNTMSSTADRNKLQCLDIPILSQQDCDNSYPGMITDSMFCAGYLEGGKDSCQGDSGGPVVCNDELQGVVSWGYGCAEKDHPGVYAKVCIFNDWLERTMSRY, from the exons ATGAGGTGTCTGGTCTTTGTTCTGCTCATCGGAGCTGCTT TTGCCACGGAGGACGACAAGATCGTCGGAGGGTATGAGTGCAAGCCCTACTCCCAGCCCCATCAGGTGTCTCTGAACTCCGGCTACCACTTCTGCGGAGGCTCCCTCGTCAATGAGAATTGGGTGGTGTCCGCCGCTCACTGCTACAAGTC CCGCGTCGAGGTGCGTCTCGGAGAGCACAACATCAAGGTCACTGAGGGAAAGGAGCAGTTCATCAGGTCCTCCCGCGTCATCCGCCACCCCAACTACAGCTCTTACAACATCGACAATGACATCATGCTGATCAAGCTCAGCGAGCCCGCCACCCTCAACCAGTACGTTCAGCCCGTGGCCCTGCCCACCAGCTGCGCCCCTGCCGGCACCATGTGCAAAGTCTCTGGATGGGGCAACACCATGAGCTCCA CCGCCGACAGGAACAAGCTGCAGTGCCTGGACATCCCTATCCTCTCCCAGCAGGACTGTGACAACTCCTACCCCGGCATGATCACCGATTCCATGTTCTGCGCCGGATACCTGGAGGGTGGCAAGGACTCCTGCCAG GGTGACTCTGGTGGCCCCGTGGTGTGCAACGATGAGCTTCAGGGCGTTGTGTCCTGGGGATATGGATGTGCCGAGAAGGACCATCCTGGTGTCTACGCCAAG GTCTGCATTTTCAACGACTGGCTTGAGCGCACCATGTCCCGCTATTAA
- the mrpl17 gene encoding 39S ribosomal protein L17, mitochondrial, with product MRITLQMLISHGRVARRMGMGPKSRIDMLRNILTGLVRHERIETTAARADEVRFYAEKLIDYAKKGDTDEKAMKMATFWLTEKDLVPKLFKVLAPRFEPYSNAYTRMARIPNRQNLDRAQMAVLEYKGNPLPPLYPVKKKNELTLINQLLKAYKEEKQQLATNAH from the exons ATGCGCATcactttgcaaatgttgatctccCATGGCCGAGTGGCCAGAAGAATGGGTATGGGACCCAAATCCCGGATCGACATGCTTCGAAACATCTTGACCGGGCTGGTCCGGCACGAGAGGATAGAAACCACGGCGGCCCGGGCTGATGAAGTCCGCTTTTACGCCGAGAAG CTGATTGACTACGCTAAAAAAGGAGACACGGATGAGAAGGCGATGAAAATGGCCACTTTTTGGCTGACG GAGAAGGATCTGGTCCCCAAGCTCTTCAAGGTCCTGGCTCCGCGGTTCGAGCCCTACTCCAACGCCTACACGCGCATGGCTCGCATCCCCAACAGACAGAACCTGGACCGGGCCCAGATGGCTGTGCTGGAGTACAAAGGCAACCCTTTACCTCCTCTTTATCCCGTCAAGAAAAAGAATGAACTGACTCTCATCAACCAGCTCCTCAAAGCCTACaaggaggagaagcagcagtTAGCAACAAATGCACACTGA